The DNA sequence TCGTGCGCAAAAGCCTCATTCGTACGGACGCGGACGAGTTGACGTACAACCTGCACGTCATTTTGCGCTTCGAGTTGGAGCTCGCGATGATCGAGGGGACGCTGGAGGTGCGCGACCTCGCCGACGCCTGGCACGCCCGCTACGAATCGGACCTCGGGATGCGCGCCCCCGACGACCGCGACGGGGTGCTGCAAGACGTGCACTGGTTCGGCGGCCTGATCGGCGGCGCCTTCCACGGGTACACGCTCGGCAACATCTTGAGCTTGCAGTTTTGGGACGCGGCCGTGAAGGCGCACCCTGGCATTCCAGGCGAGATCGAGCGCGGAGAGTTCGGCGCGTTGCGCGGCTGGCTCACGCAAAACGTCTACCGCTTCGGACGCAGCCGCGCGGCGGCGGAAGTCGCGCGAAACGCGACAGGCTCGGAACTGACGGTCGCGCCGTACCTCGCGTACCTGCGCGGCAAGTACGGCGAGTTGTACAACCTGAGCTGAACCGAAGGCAAGAGCAAGGTCGTCGTGGCGCCGACGGTCGATACACCCCTGCTCGGCAGCGGACCTGCCTGACAGGAACGGCGCGAGCGACATAAAAGGAGGAGAGGAAGGCGCCGAGCATGACTCGGCGCCTTCCTCTCGTGGTCTTCGTGATGCGACGCTCGGAGCCGTTCTTACAAGCCGAGCAGGGTGGCGGTTCCAGCGTCGGCGGAGATTCCGTTCGGGTAGAAGCCGCCTTTGGTCGCGCCGACTTGCAAGAAGACGATGTTGGCGACTTGACGAGGCGTGCGGCTGAAGGCGACGCCGTTCTGGTCGGTCGGCACGATGTTCGCGGCGCCCGCGACCGTATTGGGGTTTTGCGAGGTGCCGCCCACGATGCCTTGGTCACGGTCGTCCGAGCCGTCGACGGCGTCACGCAAGTCGGAAATCTTTTGCACGACCGTCGCGACGTCGAGCCCGGCCGCGGCGGCTTGGGCGCGGCGTTGGTACAGCAAGGTGCGGATGGTGCCCGCGTGGTAAGCTTCGACCGCGAGAATCCCGGCGGCCTGCTCCAAGACGCCGTTCGCGCTTTGATCGTCGATGAAGCGCGCCGCGCCTTTGTAGGCCGTCACGCCGACGTCTTCGAAGACGAACGCTCCGTGCAAGAAGAACAACTCGTTGGCGAAGGGATTGAAGCCCGTGATCAGGCCGCCCGAGGCAGCGCTGCCCGCCGCCGCGAAGGACGCGCTGAGGTCGAGAGCGGGGCGGTTGACGGCGGCGGACTTGAGGACGTTGCGCAGGAACTTGACGTGGTTGATTTCGTCCTCGGCGATTTCCTGCACGATGGAGAGGATGTCGGCCGAGAGACCCGCGGGATTGTTGTCGCCCGCGTTGAAGCCGGCCGGGAGGGTGATGGCGGCGCTTCCGCCGAGCGCTTGGACTTCGGCGAGCCGTCCGACGGCGGCCGCGTAGAAGGCGGCTTCGAGGTACTCGAGGTTCAGGGCGAAGTTCAAGATGGGAACGTCGAGACCGTTGTCTTGAGAAGGCTGCTGAGCGATGGTGGGCGCGCATCCGGCCAAGACGGCCCCGGCACCCATCAGGCCCAAGTTCGACAGAAAGCGGCGGCGCGGGTTGGTTGAAGACGGGCGTTGGTCGTTTGTCATCATTCCCTCCTAGATTGACGTTCGCTTGAGGCGGAGTCTCATTGAGGGTAGGCAGACCTAGAAGCCAGGCGCTGAGTATTCACAAAAGCTGACCTTTATCTATTCACATTTTCATGAGTCGCAAGGAAATCCCTGGGAAGTCTTCAAAGATTAAAAAAATTGTGTCCCGGCCTCCTCACAGGCGAGCGCATCTATTTTCCATGAGCCCGCGTATAACTCTGTCTTTCTATTTATTTTGTTTTGTTCCTGCTTTCCTTCGTGCGTTTCACAACCATATTCGCTCCACAAACGCCTTTCTCGCCAGCGGTTTCCAAGCTCGTGTTCTCACGCTCTCCCGAGGCGAGCGAGCAATCTCGGGGCGAAGGGCACCGAGATCGTCCACGGGAGCCTCGACGCCCGCGAAGGTACGTCGAACGAGACGCAACCCGAGCTTCTCGTCACGTGAACCGAGACGCACGGCTTCGACCAACGCGTCGCGCGAGAAGTCCGCCCGCGGCACGCGGCGTTCGAACGAGATCGACTCGCGCCCGGAAGTCCCGCCGATCGTCGTTCAAGGATCGTAGCCGCTCGCTCGCAGCAAGGCGAGCGGGTCGCTCACGTCGAACAGACCCGCGAAGTCGCCCGTGCGCTCGAAGTACGACCGCGCGATTCGCTCGCCCACGAAGTATCCGAGGTCGGCGGGCACTCCCCGAGCGTTCGGTCCCTGGTACAGCCAGTCGCGGACGCTCGATTTGAGCAGGTCGCGTCTAAACGCGCGCCACACGTCCGCCTCGTGCGCTCGTCCGAACGTGTGGTGAGCGCCACGCGGCGCTTGGTCCGACACGACGCTCGCCACGAAGTCCGCCGTGCCTTCGTAGATCGTGAGGTCCAGCAAGGACGGCGACGACACCGACGAGTACGAGCGTCGTTGCAAGGTATGCACGAGTTCGTGCGCGGCGAGGAACGGCAAGGCGTCGCCCGACGTGATCGCCGCGCGTTCCCACGCGCTCAAGCTTCTCGTGTCGGCCGCGTCGGCGAAGAACTCCGCCGAGAGAAACAAGCCGCTCAAGCCCGCCGTGCCGCCCGTGAAGAGGCCGCCCACCACGAGGTGCACGTCGGGAAAGCGGGCGCGCGGCAACCGCGCGTGAAGGTCACGAAAAGCCGAGAGGGCGCGGGCTTTCCAAGCGTCGTCCTCGGCGAGGCTCAGCACTTGCTCGCGGGCGGTTTCGTAAAACGCTCGGCGAGCGCGCACGATCGCCCCGAGGTTCGCGAATCCTTGCGGTCGGCGGTGCGCGAATTCACGTAAGCCCGGCGAGCCGGAAGCGAGGTAGAGGCTTCGAAAGGCCGCAGGAAAGTTTCGCGTGCGCCGCGCCTCGTCGAAGGCCGCGTAGAAGCGCGCGACGTCCTGCGTGACGAAGCGAACGTCGGTCGGCGACGCGTGCGACAACGCGCCCGGCAGTTCCACGAGGGCGCGCCGCCGCCCCACCCAACCGAGGACCGCGCGAACGTCTCGGCCCAGCAGCGTGAAGTCGCGGCGCATCACGTCACTCTACTTCGGGCCGTACCGTTGTTCGTCCGGAAGGTCGCCCTCCTCGTGGATCGCCCGCGCGACCTTCATCGCGAGCGGGAAGGTGACGTTCTCGTACCATCCTTCTTCCAGCGTTCCGTTTCGCTCTCGGTAGCACGCGAGGATCGGGCCGTATCCGCACGCGCCGAGACAGCCGCTCGTGGTGAAGCGCAAGCTTCCGCCCGTCTTGTAGTACGCCAACTTGTGGTTTTCGAGGGCGTTCGTGAGGGCGACGTGCAGAAGGTCCGCGCCGCGCGCTCGGCAATTGTTGTTGAGGCACAGCAGAAGGTGCCCGCTCGTCTTGAAGTATTTCGCTGGCATGATCAGGCTTCCGTGGGCACCACGAGGAGACGTTCTCCTCGACGAAGGATCTCGACGTTCACGCCGAACGCCTCTTTCACGACGCGCGGCGTGAGGACGCGCTCCGGGAGACCGCTCGCGAGGACGCGCCCGTCTTTCAGGACGACGACGTGATCGGCGCTCGACGCGAGCGAGAAGTCGTGCGTCACGAGGACCGCGCCGAGTTCCCCGGCGACTTCGCAGCGCAAGTAGCGCACGAGGTCCAGCGACGCGCTGAGGTCGAGGTGGTTGGTGGGCTCGTCGAGCAGCACGAAGGCGGGTTCGGCGACGATCGCGCGCGCGAGCGCCACTCGCTGCCGTTCGCCGCCCGACAGTTCGGACACGCGACGAGTCGCGAAACGCAGGACGTCCGTTCGCTCCATGGCGCGCGTCACGGACGACTCGTCGTCCGTCGATTCGCCTTGCAGCGGCACGAGGCCCCACAGCCAACCGCCCGCGCCAAGTCCGAGCGAGACGAGGTCGCGCACGCGCATCTCCTCGGGAAGCGCCTCGCCTTGCGCGAGGTACGCGAGCAGGCGGGCGCGCTCTTGACGGCGCACGTCCACCAACCGTCGGCCCAGCAGACGCACTTCGCCGCGCGCGGGCTTCGCCAAGCCCAGCAAGGCCTTGAGCAACGTGCTCTTCCCCGCCCCGTTCGGCCCGAGGATCACGCTGAACTGCCCGCGCCGAAACATCACATCGACATCTTGCAGCGCGAAGGCGTCGCTCGCGCGCACGGTGAGGTGCCGCGCCTCCAAGGCGGATTCGCTCGTCATCGCGTCTTCCTCAGCAGATACAGGAAGAACGGCCCGCCGAGCAGCGTCGTGACGATCCCGACGGGCAGTTCGGCGGGCCGCGTGAGGGTACGGGCGAGCAGATCGGCGAGGACGAGCAGCGTCCCCCCGGCGAGCGCGGACATCGGCAGGAGAACGCGGAAGTCCGCGCTCCACACGCGCCGAACGATATGCGGCGTCACGAGACCCACGAAGCCGATGATGCCCGCGAAGCTCACCGCGCCCGCCGTGGCGACGCTCGCCGCCAAAATCACCATCAGCCTCAGCCGCTCGACGGGCACTCCGAGCGACCGCGCCGTCGCGTCACCGAGCTGCACGGTGTTGAGGGCGCGCGCGAGCAGCAGCACCATCCCGACGCCGACCGCGCCGTACAGTGCGACCAGGCGCACTTCCGGCCAGCCGCCGAGGGCGAGATTCCCGAGGGTCGCCGTGAACACCTGCCGCACGCGGTCTTGGCCGCGCAGCATCAAGAAAGTGCTGACGGCCGTGACGATGCTGCCCACGACCACCCCGGCGAGAATGAGTCGCGTCGGCGGAAACGTCCGCCCTTGCCGAGCGAGCGCGAGCGTCACGAGAACGCTCAGAAGCGCGCCGGTCATCGCGAAGACGGGCGTCACGACCGAGGACAGGCTGCGCACGACCGCGATCGTCACGCCGAGGTACGCGCCGCTCGCCACGCCCATCAGGTACGGATCGGCGAGCGGATTGCGAAACACGCCTTGAAAGGCGCCGCCGCACGTCGCGAGAATGCCGCCCACGAGGAGCCCCAAGACGACCCGCGGAAAGCGCAACTGCCACACGATGATCTCGCTGCCCGAGAGTTCGGCGCCCGTCACGCCCTTGAAGAGGGCGTGCAGCGTCTCGAGCGGCGGCACCCAGACGCTGCCGAGCCCCACGCCGAGCAGCACCGTCGCCGCGAGGGCGACCAGCAGCAAGATCGTCTTGCCGCCTTGCCGCCCTCGCGCGCCGATCACTTGAAGAGTTCCGGGTGAACGAGCTTAGCGAGACCGAGGAGCGCCTCGCCGATGCGCGGCCCCGGGCGGCCGAGAATCGTGTTGAGCGCCGAGGGAATGTCTTTCACGGCGCCGCTCTTGACGGCCGCGATGTTGTTCCAGCCAGGCCGCTTCTTGGCCGCCGCGAGGTCGAGCCCCAGCATGAGGGCGGGATTTTGCTGCACGACGAGTTCGGGGCTGATCTGCGGAAAGTCTCCGAGGTTCGCCGGGATGATGTTCGAAGCGCCCGCCTTCGACAGAAGCACGCCCATGAACGAGTTGGGGCCGACGGTGTAGGGCGTCGGGTCGATCTCCAGGTACGTGCGGACTTTGCGGCTGTTCTTCGTCAAGATCTCCACGCGGGCGACGTCACGGCTGATCTTCGTGTTGACGGCCGTCGCGCCTTTCTCGCGGTTCAGGAGCTTTCCGATCAGGTTCGTCTTCGAGAAGATCTCGTCGTACTTCTCGGGATTGATCGCCACGACCGTGACGCCCGCCCGAGTCAGAGGCTCGACGAGTTGACCGTACTTGCTCAGCACGACGACGTCGGGCTTGAGCGCCACCATCGCCTCGATGTTCGGTTGGTAGAGGTTGCCGACTTTCGGCAAGTTCTTCACTTGCGCTGGAAAATCGCTGTAGTCGTCCACGCCGACGAGCTTGTCGCACGCACCGATCGCGCAGATCGTCTCCGTGCTGCTCGGAAGCAGCGAGATGACACGTTGAGGTTCCTTCGTGATCGTGACTTTGCGCCCGAGGTCGTCGGTGATCGTCAAAGGGTAGCGCGTGGCGAGCGCCGTGGGCAAAGAGAGCAAGCCGAGGGTCAACAGCAGATGCTTCATACGATTCTCCTCCTCTCGCCGAAATCGAAAAATCCGCCCGGTGAAGGGCGGAGAACGTCGCATGAACCAGCATTCGTGTTCGTGCGTGCGTCCTCCCGATTCGCGAGGAGTGTTGCAGGCGTGACGGGCAGGCATTCGGACTTGCCTCACCGAGGCTTACCGTTGCGCGACAGTGCCGGACTTTCACCGGACTTCCCCTGATCGCCGTCGCGCCGAGTGTATCACGCGCGACATGAAAAGGTTCGGTCCATTTCGTTCAGGGCGACGCCATGGGTTCGCAGTTGCCTTGCTGTGGCACCTTCGCCGCCTCGTCCACGACGACCCGCTCGGACGTCTCCACGAAGCCTTGACAGCGCGCGAGGTCGCGCAGGTAATTTCCGTCGAAGGTGCGCGCCCGCATGTCCTGCAACGTCCGCACGTCTCGGCGCAACCCGTCGATCTCGCGGCGCAACGCCCGCGACTCGTTGGACCAAGACACCGCGCGGTACGCCGCCTGGCCGATCAGGAAGGTCATCTGCACGACTCCCAGGCCCGCCAGGACGCTCGCGATGACCATGAGGAGGGGCAACCTGCGCATCGAACGCCAGTGTAGCGCCCGAGGCGCGAGCGCGCATGGGAGGTAG is a window from the Deinococcus yavapaiensis KR-236 genome containing:
- a CDS encoding DUF2268 domain-containing putative Zn-dependent protease (predicted Zn-dependent protease with a strongly conserved HExxH motif), coding for MRRDFTLLGRDVRAVLGWVGRRRALVELPGALSHASPTDVRFVTQDVARFYAAFDEARRTRNFPAAFRSLYLASGSPGLREFAHRRPQGFANLGAIVRARRAFYETAREQVLSLAEDDAWKARALSAFRDLHARLPRARFPDVHLVVGGLFTGGTAGLSGLFLSAEFFADAADTRSLSAWERAAITSGDALPFLAAHELVHTLQRRSYSSVSSPSLLDLTIYEGTADFVASVVSDQAPRGAHHTFGRAHEADVWRAFRRDLLKSSVRDWLYQGPNARGVPADLGYFVGERIARSYFERTGDFAGLFDVSDPLALLRASGYDP
- a CDS encoding cell division protein FtsB, with the translated sequence MRRLPLLMVIASVLAGLGVVQMTFLIGQAAYRAVSWSNESRALRREIDGLRRDVRTLQDMRARTFDGNYLRDLARCQGFVETSERVVVDEAAKVPQQGNCEPMASP
- a CDS encoding NAD(P)H-dependent oxidoreductase subunit E, translating into MPAKYFKTSGHLLLCLNNNCRARGADLLHVALTNALENHKLAYYKTGGSLRFTTSGCLGACGYGPILACYRERNGTLEEGWYENVTFPLAMKVARAIHEEGDLPDEQRYGPK
- a CDS encoding ABC transporter substrate-binding protein; protein product: MKHLLLTLGLLSLPTALATRYPLTITDDLGRKVTITKEPQRVISLLPSSTETICAIGACDKLVGVDDYSDFPAQVKNLPKVGNLYQPNIEAMVALKPDVVVLSKYGQLVEPLTRAGVTVVAINPEKYDEIFSKTNLIGKLLNREKGATAVNTKISRDVARVEILTKNSRKVRTYLEIDPTPYTVGPNSFMGVLLSKAGASNIIPANLGDFPQISPELVVQQNPALMLGLDLAAAKKRPGWNNIAAVKSGAVKDIPSALNTILGRPGPRIGEALLGLAKLVHPELFK
- a CDS encoding ABC transporter ATP-binding protein — protein: MTSESALEARHLTVRASDAFALQDVDVMFRRGQFSVILGPNGAGKSTLLKALLGLAKPARGEVRLLGRRLVDVRRQERARLLAYLAQGEALPEEMRVRDLVSLGLGAGGWLWGLVPLQGESTDDESSVTRAMERTDVLRFATRRVSELSGGERQRVALARAIVAEPAFVLLDEPTNHLDLSASLDLVRYLRCEVAGELGAVLVTHDFSLASSADHVVVLKDGRVLASGLPERVLTPRVVKEAFGVNVEILRRGERLLVVPTEA
- a CDS encoding FecCD family ABC transporter permease, with the translated sequence MIGARGRQGGKTILLLVALAATVLLGVGLGSVWVPPLETLHALFKGVTGAELSGSEIIVWQLRFPRVVLGLLVGGILATCGGAFQGVFRNPLADPYLMGVASGAYLGVTIAVVRSLSSVVTPVFAMTGALLSVLVTLALARQGRTFPPTRLILAGVVVGSIVTAVSTFLMLRGQDRVRQVFTATLGNLALGGWPEVRLVALYGAVGVGMVLLLARALNTVQLGDATARSLGVPVERLRLMVILAASVATAGAVSFAGIIGFVGLVTPHIVRRVWSADFRVLLPMSALAGGTLLVLADLLARTLTRPAELPVGIVTTLLGGPFFLYLLRKTR
- a CDS encoding ferritin-like domain-containing protein, producing the protein MTNDQRPSSTNPRRRFLSNLGLMGAGAVLAGCAPTIAQQPSQDNGLDVPILNFALNLEYLEAAFYAAAVGRLAEVQALGGSAAITLPAGFNAGDNNPAGLSADILSIVQEIAEDEINHVKFLRNVLKSAAVNRPALDLSASFAAAGSAASGGLITGFNPFANELFFLHGAFVFEDVGVTAYKGAARFIDDQSANGVLEQAAGILAVEAYHAGTIRTLLYQRRAQAAAAGLDVATVVQKISDLRDAVDGSDDRDQGIVGGTSQNPNTVAGAANIVPTDQNGVAFSRTPRQVANIVFLQVGATKGGFYPNGISADAGTATLLGL